The Danio aesculapii chromosome 8, fDanAes4.1, whole genome shotgun sequence genome window below encodes:
- the hes2.2 gene encoding transcription factor HES-2.2, translated as MTPSATAVSALPCAPRTVAMRKEASELRKTLKPLLEKKRRARINDSLDRLKALILPLTGKDNCRYSKLEKADILEMTVRFLTDIQTTPSKDTTVSFTEGYTTCLQRVSARLPQTSLDAETRHRVNDFIQRSVTPKTPACQNCCAQSSRMMSQIQQKLKNLKSSSSRSTNPKQEILSGPEPMPLITEVWRPW; from the exons ATGACTCCCAGCGCCACCGCTGTATCTGCTCTGCCCTGTGCGCCCCGCACCGTGGCCATGAGGAAAGAAGCAAGTGAACTGAGAAAAACCTTGAAACCCTTACTGGAAAAGAAAAGACGAGCGCGCATCAACGACAGCCTCGACCGATTAAAAGCGCTCATTCTCCCTCTCACAGGCAAAGAT AACTGCCGTTATTCTAAACTGGAGAAAGCTGATATTTTGGAGATGACCGTCAGATTCCTGACTGATATCCAGACCACTCCGTCTAAAG atACCACTGTTAGTTTCACGGAGGGGTACACAACCTGCCTACAGCGCGTGTCAGCGCGCCTCCCGCAAACCAGCCTCGACGCAGAGACTCGCCACCGCGTAAACGACTTCATTCAGCGCTCGGTGACACCCAAAACACCAGCCTGCCAGAACTGCTGTGCGCAGAGCTCCAGAATGATGTCGCAAATCCAACAAAAACTCAAGAATCTGAAATCTAGCAGCTCAAGATCCACAAATCCAAAACAAGAGATTCTCAGTGGACCTGAGCCTATGCCATTGATCACCGAAGTCTGGAGACCTTGGTAG